Genomic segment of Arachnia propionica:
AGGATGGGGGGTTGAAGGGATGGGTGCTGAGGATGTGATGCCGCTTCCTGATGATGTGTCGGGTTGTGTGGAGGAGGTTGCTTCGGGTTGGGATGCTGTTGTCAAGGGGGTGATGGGTACTCAGGTGGCTCGGGACCGGTCTGATGGGGTTCCGGGTTGGATCGGTGAGGATGCGGATGCCTATACGGGGTCGATCAAGCGGTTGGGGGAACGTGCCAGGGGGTTGGGGCAGTGTTTGATGCCGGCGTCGGAGACGTTGCGCACGTGGGGTGCGGCGGTGAGAAAGATGATCACCACGACGGTGCCCGACTTCTGGGAACGCTACAACGAGGCGTACCGGGTTCGTAACAGGGGGCTGGATGATCTCGAAGCCCGGATCAGGGCGGGGGAGGTGCTCACTCCTGTGGAGCAGGAGATCGAGATGACCGGTTTGGAGAATGCGCTCATCAAGACGATTGATGGGATTATTGCCGAGTACAAGGCGGCGATGGATGGGCTGGACGATGACGCCCAGACGGCCGCGACGGCGATCCAGAACACCCTCAACACGATTGTTGATCCGTCGCTGCAGGGGTCGCGCAACCGGATCGGCGCGACATTGTTCAATGACATACCCGTGGTCGATGGCCAAGCAGAATGGGAACAGGCACAGGAGCTGGCGCCGCGGATCGCCGAGAGGATCAAGGATCCGAATCTGAGTCCGGAGGAGCTGCGGGCCTTCCACGACGAATACGGCAGTCTGCTCTCCAACCCCTTCGTGGCAAACGCATTGGGTGAAGTGGTCACTCCTCAGCAGATGGTGGAGTTTTCCACCCGGGTTAAGGCCACCGGAAAAGGCCTGGTCGATGTCAAAATTGGTGATGAGGTCAATCGTCAGATTGGCGCAGCCATGGTTCTTGCGTCCGGTGGCATGAACACTGATCCGAGCAATATTCATGATCAAACCTGCTTCGAAACCGCGAAGAAGGGGCTGATCGCCAACGACGGAACCAGCGTCGCAGATCGCCCCGCGAGTTTCACTGAGGGCATGAAAAACGCTGGGAGAGCAACCTATAAAACCTGGGGAGTTGCTGGAAAAATCGAGGGGTACAGCGCAATACTTCAACTCATGGGTGAGGCTGGAAAACAGAACAAGGATCTGGCGCTGGGGGCAGAATTCTTTAATTCTTCGAGCGGCGGGCGATCGGTTGCTCAGGATCTTGTCGCTTGGGATGCAACTTCAAAACACTACCAAGACATCGCTGCTGGCTATGGTAAAGTCCCATCTTTGTTCAATGCAATGGAGGGTGTTGTTGTTAGTGATACATCGCTTGACATGCGCGATCCGTTGCATGCAATGTACACGTTGATGGACAGGCCGGAAAATTTGAATTCAACCGGTGTTGCTGGATCTTCCGCGGAGTTGCCTGAGGGGAATAACAGGCAGGTTTCGGGGAAAATAGATCCCGCCTTGAAAGATGCCGATCGAGTTCGCCTCGACGGCATTCGAGAATTCTTGAACTCTAATACCCCAGAAGGTGTGGATGTGAGCATTCCTGGAGAGGATATGAACCACGATAACAATGTAGACGGAAAAGACAAAGTGACCAATATGACGAGGTACCTCACCGGCTGGAGGCAATCCGCTTACCCCAGTAGTCCATATTTCGGGTTCCAGGATGGCGGTGAACAATTTGGCAAAGTGATTCAGCAGGCGTCTATTCCAGAAAAGCACATGTCGCTTGAAGATGTTACGGATGAAGGCCTGAAAAAGCAGTGGTGGGAACGGGATGAGCAGATCAAAAGGATAGCGGGTAACTTCATGTTCGGCTATCAGGACGGCCTGGAGCACCCGGCAGCTCTTCCCGGTAAAGACGAACACGACGGTCAGCGCATGTATGGGTACACCAACTCGCGCCTGCGGTCGTGGGCCGGCGTGATCATGAGCCCCCACATGGAGGATGTGACAATCTCCATGAAGGACCCCAAAAACACGAATGATGTCGTCGGAGGTGGGGACGACCGACACCAAATCACCTTCTCTTCCAACATGCGGGGGCGTCTGCTGAAGAAGGCAGGATTCTTCACGGACCTGGGGTTTGACAATCCTGCTGTCAATGACAATGGAACGCCAGACGATACCAAGGACGACTACTACGAAGGCGGCAGGGCTCCCGCTATCGACAATCTTCTCATAGCTGCAAAAGCCGGCTATGAAGATGAGCTACACGAGGCAGCCAAGAACAAGAGCTGGGATCAAGCCGAACAGGTTTCCAGCAAGTGGGCTCCGGCCATGGAAGCGCTGTTCACAGCCCCTGCCGATGCAAACGAACAAACCCTTCGAGCCCTGAATGAACGAAACGCGCGCTGGCAGAAATTCATCAGCGCTGGAATCGGCGCAATCCCGATAGCGGGCGACCTCGCCAAAGGTGAATACGGGGGATGGATCGCCGATCAAGCAAGAAGCAATGGAACCGCCTCCGTTCTGGAAGCGTTTCTCCCAACGAACAATGAAAATGCTGATGCGCTTCCAGATGCCAAGGACATGACTGAAGAATATATGAGCAGTGCCATCTATCAGGAAATGAGTACGCAGGGTGACTTCCCGGCGGCTGGAGAAAACTCTCCCGGAGCCTACAGTGGGGGAAGTAAGGGTTCTAAATACAGTCTTGTAAGGGAGGATGGATTGCTCAAATCCTATTCTGAAATGAAACCCGAGGAAAAGGATCTCTTCGAGAGATTCATTGCAGAAAAATATTCGGATTACGCTGAAGTGCATGAACAGAACCTGCATGCCATCGACTTGGCAAAAAATAAGCATGACGAGGCGCGGACCCGGTGAATCGCGTGATGAGTTTCTTTGAAACAAGGTCCGCAAGATCTCGTGTGAAGTGCTTGTGGGAAAGCGTTCTCTTGGCGTTTTTGATATCCGCGAGTTTGGTTGGGTGTTCCCAAGGTGGGTTTGAGGTGGTTGAGTCTCCTTCGTCGGTTGTGACCATGACTGTTGGGCCTGTTGATGAGTTTCATGTGGTTCCTCCTGAGGGGTGGGTCATGATTCCTCTGGGGCGTAAGTGGGGGTTTGTTCATTGTGTGGTTTCGGCGGATGGGAATGATGGGTTCTCGGCTGCATCGCTTCGGGTCAGCTATAAGGAAGTGCGGGAGTTGAAGGAGTATCGTGGCCAGAGGAGTGGCGATCACTTTGTGATCGACATCAGGAAAAGCCACGATCAATCTCTTGGGGGTGCCCAAGGGGATGAAAATGTTACTGATGGACAGGTGTTGCCGGATCGGTTGATTGCCGGTGAGCGTGCTTACGGACATGAATATCTTCATACAAAGGATGGGGTGTCGCAGAGGTTTCAGGAGTGGTTTATAGGGCGTCATGACGGGCTTTGGACCATTACTTTGGTGTCTGCTCCTGGTGAGACGGTTGTTCCTGCTGAGGCTGTTGCTGCGCTGGACACCATTGAATGGATCCCGGCAGGTGGTGCTGGTTCGTCTGTGTCTCCGGTTCCCACTGCTGAGGAGAGTTGACCTTAGGTTTTTTTGAGGTTGTGATCGTATGGTGTTGCGGAGGCGAGGGCTGGTATTCGGGGCGGCTGCTCTGCTTGTGGTCGGGATTGTGGGTGGATGCGCCCCGGGCGGACCTGAGGTGGTCGAGTCTCCTTCGTCGGTTGTGACCATGACTGTTGGGCCTGTTGATGAGTTTCATGTGGTTCCTCCTGAGGGGTGGGTCATGATTCCTCTGGGGCGTAAGCGAGGGTTTGTTCATTGTGTGGTTTCGGCGGATGGGAATGATGGGTTCTCGGCCGCATCGCTTCGGGTCAGCTATAAGGAAGTGCGGGAGTTGAAGGAGTATCGTGGCCAGAGGAGTGGCGATCACTTTGTGATCGACATCAGGAAAACTCGTGATCAGTCTATGGGCGATTCTCAGGGAAATTTTGATATTACTGAAGAGCGAGCGTTGCCGAATCGGTTGATTGCCGGTGAACGTGCTTACGGGCACGACTATCTCCATGCAAAGGATGGGGTGCCGCAGAGGTTTCAGGAGTGGTTTATAGGGCGTCATGACGGGCTTTGGACCATTACTTTGGTGTCTGCGCCTGGTGAGACGGTTGTTCCTGCTGAGGCTGTTGCTGCTCTGGACACCATTGAATGGAGTCCGGCAGGTAGTACTGGTTCGTCTGTGTCTCCGGTTCCTACAGTCGTGGAGAGTTGATTTGGAGATTGTTCTTCCTGCTGTCAAGTGACGGAAACCGCGAATCGGAAATTCGTGGGATGGGTCTTCCAGTGGCTGTCCTGAGACATCAGCCCGGGTCCTTCGTCAACAACGCCCGGCATCTGGGTGATGTGTGGTGTTTTGGATGGGGACGACCGCGGATCGGCTCATCCGCGATCCAAGGGTGCCGCGTTCCCCGTGAGGTGACGTGGATGCGCGAGGAGTGATCGGAGGCGGCGTGACGTGGCGGATCATCCGCGAACCCCGGTGGCACGGCTGCCGGATCATTGCATCACGTCAAGGGCGGTGCAGGTGGGAGTCGGCCAAGGACGCTGGCGAAGGCGGTTGCCTCGAGGCGTGGTTCTGGTTCATGTCCTCCGTTTGGTCTTGCGGGTGGGGATACAGGGGAGAAACAGCGGTTTCAGGGCAGATCTTGAGTAACGTTGCCGGCGCAGTTGATTAAACGATCATCTACCCGATGGTTGGGGCTGTGACGAGAGAGGAACAATCATGAGATCAGCCAGGTTCGCCGGTCTCCTTTCTTTCGTGGCAGGCGTTCTCATGCTCGTCTGCGGCGCATTCGCGTGGGGAGCCACCTCCACCCAGCTCGCATCCGAGAACATCACCGTCGCGAATGACGCCCCGGCCTTCGCCGGCTCGAAGGTGGCGGGTCCCCTCACCGCCTTTTACCAGGCCGAGGCCGTCAAGCAGCACACCCGTGCGGCGAGCAACGGCCTGACCTACGCCGAACTCGTCGCCAAGGTGCAGGAGGCCAAGGACGCCGGTGACACCGCCACCGCCGAGCAACTCCAGACCACCCGCACCATGGTGGAGACCGGGAACTTCGTACGCGCCTCCCTGCTGACCTCCGTCATGGCCTTCGGGGTCTCGGCCCTCGTGATGGGCGCCGGTCTGCTCTTCAGCTGCCTCGGTTGGGGCCTGTACCGGCTCTCCGCCGTCCACGCCCAGGACGCGGAACCGCAGGAGGACTGAACCGGTTCCACCAGTTGCCATTAGTCTTGGCGCATGTTCCAGAAGGTCCTTGTCGCCAACCGAGGCGAGATCGCTGTTCGAGCCGTCCGTGCCGCCTTCGAACTGGGGTGCAGGACCGTTGCCGTCTTCCCCTACGAGGACCGCAACGCCGACCACCGGGTCAAGGCATCCGAGTCCTACCTGATCGGGGAGCGGGATCATCCCGTGAAGGCATACCTGGACATCGACGAGATCATTCGCGTAGCGAAGGAATCCGGTGCCGACGCGGTCTACCCCGGCTACGGTTTCCTCTCGGAGAACCCAGACCTTGCCGCGGCCTGCGCCGCCAACGGGATAACTTTCGTCGGCCCCTCCGCCGAGGTGCTCGAACTGGCCGGCAACAAGGTGCGGGCCCTGGAACAGGCCCGCAGGGTGGGGGTTCCGACCCTCAGGTCGACGCCACCGTCCACCGACCCCGACGAGCTGATCGCAGGCGCCGAGGAAATCGGTTTCCCGGTGTTCATCAAAGCCATCGCAGGTGGTGGTGGCCGCGGCATGAGGCGCGTCGACGACCCCGCCCGTTTCAGCGAGGAACTGGGAGCCGCGATGCGCGAGGCCGAAGGGGCGTTCGGAGACCCGACGGTGTTTGTGGAGCAGGCCGTCGCGGCGCCCCGCCACATCGAGGTGCAGGTGCTGGCCGACCACCAGGGCAACGTCGTTCATCTTTTCGAACGCGACTGCTCGATCCAGCGCCGCCACCAGAAGGTGGTGGAGATCGCTCCCGCCCCCCATATCAGCGACGAGTTGCGCGCGGCACTGACCGCCGATGCCGTGAAGTTCACCAAGGCCATCAACTACACCTGCGCCGGGACCGTCGAGTTCCTCGTCGAAACCTCGGGGCCGCGAGCCGGCAGCCACGTGTTCATCGAGATGAACCCCCGCATCCAGGTGGAACACACCGTCACGGAGGAGATCACCGACATCGACCTGGTGCAGGCGCAGTTGCGGATCGCATCGGGGGAGACCCTGGAGGAGATCGGGATCCGCCAGGACGAGCTGCGCATCCGCGGCGCCGCCCTGCAGTGCCGCATCACCACCGAGGACCCGGCCAACTCGTTCCGCCCCGACACCGGCGTGATCCGGGCCTACCGTTCCGCCTCCGGCGCGGGCATCCGGCTCGACGGCGGCACCACCGGCACCGGGGTGGAGATCAGCCCCCACTTCGATTCGCTGCTGGTCAAGCTCACCGCCCGCGGCCGCAGCCTCCGCGATGCCGTGGTGCGGGCCAGGCGTGCGCTGGCGGAGTTCAGGATCCGGGGCATCGCGACCAACATCACCTTCCTGCGCGCGGTCCTGGAGGATCCGGACTTCGGCAGCGGCGTGGTGACCACATCCTTCATCGACGAGAGACCCCACCTGCTGACGGGACGCATCCCGGCGGATCGCGGCACCAAACTGGCCCGCTTCCTCGCGGACGTCACAGTGAACCAGCCCAACGGGCCCGCCCCCACGTCCCTGGAACCCTCGGCGAAACTGCCCGGGACGCTGCCCGCGGGCGAAATCCCCGACGGATCCCGCCAGCGACTCCTAGCCCTCGGCCCGGCCGGATTCGCCAGGGCTCTGCGTGAGCAGCAGGCAGTGGGCGTCACCGACACCACCTTCCGCGACGCCCACCAGTCGCTGCTCGCCACACGCGTGCGCACCCGCGACCTGGTGGCGGTGGCTCCCTGGCAGGCGCGGTTGCTGCCCGGGATGTTCTCCGTCGAGTGCTGGGGCGGGGCCACCTACGATGTGGCGCTGCGGTTCCTCGGTGAGGACCCGTGGGAGCGCCTCGCGAAACTGCGGGCCGCGATGCCGAACCAGAACCTGCAGATGCTGCTGCGCGGCCGCAACACCGTCGGCTACACCCCCTACCCGACCGAGGTGACCCGGGCCTTCGTGTCGGAGGCTGCGGAGGTCGGGGTGGACATCTTCCGCATCTTCGACGCCCTCAACGACGTCGAACAGATGCGCCCCGCGATCGACGCGGTGGTCCACGACACCGAATCGGTGGCGGAGGTGGCGCTCTGCTACACCGCGAACCTCCTCGACCCCGACGAGAGGACCTACACTCTCGACCACTACCTGCGGCTCGCGGAGCGGATCGTGGGTGCGGGTGCACACATCCTGGCCATCAAGGACATGGCGGGGCTGCTCAGGCCCGCCGCGGCAGCGAAGCTCGTCGCGGCGCTCCGGGAACGGTTCGAGCTGCCCGTCCATCTCCACACCCACGACACCACGGGAGGGCAGCTCGCCACCCTGATGGCCGCCATCGACGCCGGGGTGGACGCGGTTGATGTCGCGAACTCGGCGATGTCGTCGACCACCTCACAGCCACCCATGTCGGCGCTGCTGATGGCCCTTGAAGGCACCGACCGCGCCCCGGACATCGACCCGGAGGCGGTGCTGGATCTAGAACCCTACTGGGAGGCGGTCCGCAGGGTCTACAAACCTTTCGAGTCGGGGCTTCCGGCGCCGACGGGGCGTGTCTACAGCCACGAGATCCCGGGCGGGCAGCTGTCCAATCTGCGCCAGCAGGCCATCGCGCTCGGCCTGGGCGACAAGTTCGAGGCCATCGAGGCGATGTACGCCGCCGCCGACAAGATCCTGGGACGCCCCACGAAGGTCACACCTTCGTCGAAGGTGGTGGGCGATCTGGCGCTGCACCTGGTGGCGGTAGGTGCGGACCCGGCGGAGTTCGCCGCGGAGCCGCGCCGCTTCGACATCCCGGATTCGGTGATCGGTTTCCTCAACGGGGAGCTGGGTGAACCCGCGGGAGGCTGGCCGGAACCGTTCCGCACCCGCGCCCTGGAGGGTCGCCGCAAACCGCCGCGCGTCACGGAAGTGGCTCCCGAGGATCTCTCCCTGCTGGAGATCCCGGGCAATGAACGACAGCGCACCCTCAACCGGTTGCTCTTCCCCGGCCCGACGCGGGAGTTCCAGCAGAAACGCGACGACTTCGGTGACGTCTCCGTGCTGCCGACGGTGCCCTACCTGTACGGGATGGAACCCGGCCACGAATACCCCGTCACCCTGGAGAAAGGCGTCACGCTGCTGCTCGGCCTGGAAGCCATCGGTGCTCCCGACAAATGGGCCAGGCGCAACGTCATGACCCTCCTGAACGGCCAGCTGCGCCCGGTCAGGGTACGCGACAACTCCCTCGAATCGGAGGTGGCCTCCGCGGAGAAGGCCGACCCGGGCAACCGCGGGCACGTCGCAGCACCGTTCGCGGGGGCCGTGACCGTGACCGTCGCGGAGGGCGACGAGGTCGCGGCCGGAGATCAGGTGGCCACCATCGAGGCCATGAAGATGGAGGCCGCCATCAACGCACCCGTCGCGGGCGTGGTCAAACGGGTGGTGTTGATCGGCACCACGCAACTCGACGGCGGGGACCTGGTGATCGTGATCGAATAACGCCCGGGTTTCTTCCCCGGCCGGTGGATCAGGCCGTTTTCTCCGGGATCGCCTGATCCACCACGACGACGTCCTCCCGGTCGGACAACTTCCGGAGAAACTCCAGAAGAGGCGCGACGGCGTTTCGCGTGGCCTCGTCCAAGGTTTCCGGGTCTATTTCCCCGAGAGCCTCACGGGTGGCCACGGCGTGGTCGTGGTGGCCGTAGCCCGCCTGCATCCCCGGCAGCGGCATCAGCGGTATGCCCAGCGGTCGCTTGCCCAGACGGGTCACCGACAGAGTCGAAGGCAGGCCCCGGCGCGCCAGATCGAACTCCACCGAGTCGAGGCGCCGGTACTCGATCCGGGTGGTGGAGCCGGCCAGGTGCTCCAACCACAGCAGGAGCACCTCCCAGCACTGCCCGAGTCTTTCCTGAGGGACGAACCCGCCTTCCAGGAGAGTGCTCGCGTCCCGCATCAGGGGGCGTGAGGGATCCACCTCCAGGTCGGGATTGCGGCGGAACAGCCCCCAGCGGCGTTTCATGACCGGAGCGGGGTAACGTTCCGCGAACACCCTTGTCAGCGCCTCCGCCACCTCGGGTGGGGCGCCGAAGATGTCTCGAACATCGTCGATGCGGATGCCGAAGAGCCTCATCGCTCGCATGAAACACAGCCTACAGGGCAAAGCCCAGTATGCTGGCCGACACCATGAGATCCATTCGACGCATCGCCGCAGTCGCTGCGGCGACCGCGTGCCTGGCTTGGGGGGGGACCCCGGCCTTGGCCGACGTGACCATTTCTGATTCAGGCAGCCCCCTGACGGGGGTGGCCTTCGATCCGCAGTCGTCGCGGCTGTTCGCGGTCTCCGATAACGAAGGAACCAACGTTCTGGTCACGGACGCCAAGGGTACGAAACTGGGAGCCGTCAGTTTCTCCGCCAAGACCGAGTCAGTGCAGGGCCTGGCCGTGTACTCGGGTTCGCTCTACGTGGGTGACGTGGGGGATTCCGGGGGCAAACGCAACAAGATCACCGTGTACAAGCTCCCGCTCGAGGTCGGCAACCAGTCCTACAACTCCTACGACTTCCGCTACCCGGACGGGTCGCACGACGCCAAGTCGGTGCTGGTCTCGGGCAGGGGCCGCATCTACGTGGTGACAGCGGGTGAGAACCCCGGCATCTACTACGCCGAGCTGGAGCCGTCGCGCTCGGGGGTGAACAAGCTGAGCCGTGCCTCCGACGCCCCAGCGGGGGTGACCGACGGGGTCTTTCTCTCCGACGGTGTCACCATGGCGCTGCGAACCGGGTCTGGGGTGCAGGTCATCGACGCATCCAGCTGGGAAACCCGCGCCACTCTCACCTATCAAGGCGCCCCCGACGGGGAGTCCATCACCACGTTCAGCGGGGACAAGATGCTGGTGGGGGCTGGGCCGCAGCTGCGGGAGGAAGCCGTACCCACCTCCAACAGCACCGTCACGATCTCGCCGTCGGGCGAGGCGTCTTCAACGCCATCCCCGGAGCCATCCGAGAGCCCCGGGAACAGTGCCTCACCCACATCGCAGGAGACCACCACGCAAGGTCCCGAGGAAAAAACCACCCAGCCGGCGCGGGGCGGCACCCGCCTCGCCATCGCGGCCGCCGCGGTGCTGGCCCTGGCCCTGGGAGCCGTGGTCTTCTTCCGCAAGAAGTAGGAAACCGCTACTTTCTCACAGCCTCTCCACGACGTGGTCGATGCAGGCGGTCAAAGCCTCCACGTCGGCCTGGTCGACGGATGCGTAGGTTCCGATCCGCAACTGGTTGCGTTTCAGCGCGCGGTAGGGGTCGATGTCCACGATCCCGTTGCGGCGCAGCTCGGCTATCACCCGGGTGGCATCCACCCCGGGAACCAGGTCGATGGTCGCGACCACGGGGGAGCGATGCGCGGGGTCGGTGACGAACGGGGTCGCGTACGACGACGTCTCCGCCCAGCCGTACAGGTGATCGCTCATCCGGCGGCAGCGTTCCTCGGCGGCGTCGATCCCGCCCAGGTCCAGCAGCCAGTTGATCTGGTCCTCGAGCAGCAACAGGGTCGCGATGGCCGGTGTGTTGAGGGTCTGGTTTTTGGCCGAGTTCGAGGCCGCGACATCCAGGTTCAACGACTCCGGGATCCAACGGCCCGAGGCGGCGATCCGTCCTGCGCGTTCCAGCGCGGCCGGGGAGCAGAACGCCACCCACAAACCCCCGTCCGAGGAGAAGTTCTTCTGCGGGGCGAAGTAGTAGACATCCGTGCGTGAAATGTCGGCGGCCATCCCACCCGCAGCCGACGTGGCGTCGATCAACACCAGGCCGTCGCCGATCCGTTCCACCGGGGCGGCAGCGCCCGTGGAGGTTTCGTTCTGCGCCCACGCCACCACGTCAGCGTCCTCCTGGGCGGGTAGGACCACGGCCCCCGGATCGCATTGTGTGATGGCCGGGTCGGCCAGGAACGGGGCCGCCGCGGCGGCGCGCGCGAACTTGCGGGTGAACTCCCCGAAGACGGCATGCGCGGAGCGCCGCTCGATCAGGGAACAGACCGCGACATCCCAGAACACGGTGGATCCCCCGTTGCCGAGCACCACCTGGTATCCCTCCGGCAGCCGGTACAGCTCCCGCAGCCCCTCCTGAACCGTCGCGACGAGCTGCTTCACGGGTGCTTGGCGATGCGAGGTGCCCAGCACGTCGCCACGCAGCGAGAGGTATTCCAAAGCCTCGGGCCGTACCTTGGCGGGACCCGAACCGAAACGGCCGTCTGCGGGGAGGAGGTCTTCGGGAATGACGATCACCCCCGAATTCTCCCACGTATCTGACAAACCGGACTGTGCGGTTCAGCGGTTGGGAGGAAAACCGGTGCTTGGATGGTGGCATGACGAAACTGCGGGTCGGCCGGGCGGTGACGCCGGAGGGGACGATCGAGGAAGCGGTCATCGAGATCGCCGACGGCCGGGTGGTGGCCATCACCCCGGGAGGGGGAACCGGCGATTCCTGGGCGGTGCCGGGTTTCGTCGACACCCACTGCCACGGCGCGGTCGGTGTCAGCTTCGGTGACCCGGATCCCGCCGCCAACCTGCGTGCCATCGAGTATCACCGCTCCCAGGGAACCACCACGCTGTTCGCCTCCACCGTCACCGAACCCATCGAGAAACTGGAGGCCCAGTGCCGGGTGCTGCGCGGGATCGTTGAATCCGGTGAGCTCGACGGCATCCACCTCGAGGGTCCTTTCCTGTCCGAGGCCCGGAGGGGCGCGCACGATCCCGGCCTGCTGCGCGACCCCGAACCGGAGCTCGTCGAACGGCTCATATCGGCGGGCGGGCCGGCGCTGCGCATGATCACCCTGGCCGTCGAACGCGACGGGGGAGAAACCGCTACCCGGCGTTTCACGCGGGCGGGCGTCAAGGTGGCCTTCGGGCACTCGGACGCCGACGAGCACGTCACGGCCGCGTCCATCGGGTGGGGGGCCTGCATCGCCACCCACCTGTTCTCCGCGATGCGTTCCATCCACCACCGCGAACCCGGTCCCGTGCCCGTGCTGCTCACCGACGACCGCGTGATGTGTGAGCTGATCTGCGACGGAATCCACCACCGGCCCGTGATCGCGCGGATGGCCATCGATGCCGCCGGTACCGATCGCATCTGCCTGGTCACCGACGCCATGGGCGCCACCGGCCAGGGCGACGGACGCTACCTGCTGGGTGAACTCGAGGTGGAGGTCCGGGACGGAACCGCCCGGCTGGTCACCGCCGACGGCACCCCCGGCTCCATCGCGGGTTCCACCCTGACCATGGCCAGGGCGTTCAGTTTCGTCGTCGGCCGGGTGGGGCTGAGCATTCCCGAGGCCGCCCGGATCGCGGCCACCACCCCGGCCCGCTGGCACGGGCTCAAGGAGGTCGGAACCCTGGAGGCCGGCAAACGCGCCGACATCTGCGTCGTGGATGACGCGGGAGAGTTGCAGCAGGTCTGGCGGCGGGGGGAACGCATCCGGTGAGAAGCGCCAAAGCCGGTTGAGCCGACCCGCGAGCTCTGCGAGCTGGTCGTGTTGAAACCATGGTGACCGTGGTGGGGGTTTTGGGGTTGGGTTCTACTCACCGGGTGTAAGTAGTGGTTTCGACTCAGCCGTTCGCTGGCGCTCACGTGCTGGCTCAACCAGCTTCGGGGGTAGTTGGTTGGGTCGGTTCGTGGGCGTCAGGACCCCTGAGCGGTCAGGGATGCGAGGGTGGCCCGCACTCTCGATTCCAGACCGGCCTGCACCGTCGGCCACTCTGCCGAGAGGATCGAGAAGACCACGGTGTCACGCCATGAACCGTCGGCGCGAGGCTGGTGGTGTCTCAGCACCCCCTCCTGCACGGCCCCCAACCGGGCGATCGCGTCCCTGGAACGCTGATTGATGGAGTCGGTCTGGAGCTTCACCCGCTCGAAACCGCAGTCCTCGAAGGCGTGCCCCAGCAGCAGGAGCTTCACCTCCGCGTTCAGCCCCTTGCCCCACAGGGCGGGCCGGTACGCCGTCCAGCCCGCGTGGGCGCGCTGCGCCCGGGGTTCGAGATCACCCAGGGACGTGGTTCCGACCACATCGCCCGCCGGGCCGAAACGAGTGTCACCGGTCAACCGGATGGTGTACATGGCCCGGTCCTCACCCGCCGCGGCGATCAGGCGGGCGATGGTCGCGGCCCGGTCACCGGCCCCACCTGCGAAGCCGAGCGCGAACACGCGCGGATCGTCCAGTGCCTCCACCAGTTCTGCCTCGTCCGCAGGCCGGGTGGGATCGAGTCTCACGAGCCGGCCGATCAGGGGCCTGTTGTCAGGGTTGTGTGTCACGGAATACATCTTTGCACCCGTGTGTTTGGATTTTCTGGGGGTGCGCTGCGATTACGGGGTCCCGTGTCGCGAAACCGCATTAACATTGCGTCAAAGGAGGC
This window contains:
- a CDS encoding pyruvate carboxylase, which translates into the protein MFQKVLVANRGEIAVRAVRAAFELGCRTVAVFPYEDRNADHRVKASESYLIGERDHPVKAYLDIDEIIRVAKESGADAVYPGYGFLSENPDLAAACAANGITFVGPSAEVLELAGNKVRALEQARRVGVPTLRSTPPSTDPDELIAGAEEIGFPVFIKAIAGGGGRGMRRVDDPARFSEELGAAMREAEGAFGDPTVFVEQAVAAPRHIEVQVLADHQGNVVHLFERDCSIQRRHQKVVEIAPAPHISDELRAALTADAVKFTKAINYTCAGTVEFLVETSGPRAGSHVFIEMNPRIQVEHTVTEEITDIDLVQAQLRIASGETLEEIGIRQDELRIRGAALQCRITTEDPANSFRPDTGVIRAYRSASGAGIRLDGGTTGTGVEISPHFDSLLVKLTARGRSLRDAVVRARRALAEFRIRGIATNITFLRAVLEDPDFGSGVVTTSFIDERPHLLTGRIPADRGTKLARFLADVTVNQPNGPAPTSLEPSAKLPGTLPAGEIPDGSRQRLLALGPAGFARALREQQAVGVTDTTFRDAHQSLLATRVRTRDLVAVAPWQARLLPGMFSVECWGGATYDVALRFLGEDPWERLAKLRAAMPNQNLQMLLRGRNTVGYTPYPTEVTRAFVSEAAEVGVDIFRIFDALNDVEQMRPAIDAVVHDTESVAEVALCYTANLLDPDERTYTLDHYLRLAERIVGAGAHILAIKDMAGLLRPAAAAKLVAALRERFELPVHLHTHDTTGGQLATLMAAIDAGVDAVDVANSAMSSTTSQPPMSALLMALEGTDRAPDIDPEAVLDLEPYWEAVRRVYKPFESGLPAPTGRVYSHEIPGGQLSNLRQQAIALGLGDKFEAIEAMYAAADKILGRPTKVTPSSKVVGDLALHLVAVGADPAEFAAEPRRFDIPDSVIGFLNGELGEPAGGWPEPFRTRALEGRRKPPRVTEVAPEDLSLLEIPGNERQRTLNRLLFPGPTREFQQKRDDFGDVSVLPTVPYLYGMEPGHEYPVTLEKGVTLLLGLEAIGAPDKWARRNVMTLLNGQLRPVRVRDNSLESEVASAEKADPGNRGHVAAPFAGAVTVTVAEGDEVAAGDQVATIEAMKMEAAINAPVAGVVKRVVLIGTTQLDGGDLVIVIE
- the serC gene encoding phosphoserine transaminase, with the protein product MIVIPEDLLPADGRFGSGPAKVRPEALEYLSLRGDVLGTSHRQAPVKQLVATVQEGLRELYRLPEGYQVVLGNGGSTVFWDVAVCSLIERRSAHAVFGEFTRKFARAAAAAPFLADPAITQCDPGAVVLPAQEDADVVAWAQNETSTGAAAPVERIGDGLVLIDATSAAGGMAADISRTDVYYFAPQKNFSSDGGLWVAFCSPAALERAGRIAASGRWIPESLNLDVAASNSAKNQTLNTPAIATLLLLEDQINWLLDLGGIDAAEERCRRMSDHLYGWAETSSYATPFVTDPAHRSPVVATIDLVPGVDATRVIAELRRNGIVDIDPYRALKRNQLRIGTYASVDQADVEALTACIDHVVERL
- a CDS encoding GNAT family N-acetyltransferase; translated protein: MYSVTHNPDNRPLIGRLVRLDPTRPADEAELVEALDDPRVFALGFAGGAGDRAATIARLIAAAGEDRAMYTIRLTGDTRFGPAGDVVGTTSLGDLEPRAQRAHAGWTAYRPALWGKGLNAEVKLLLLGHAFEDCGFERVKLQTDSINQRSRDAIARLGAVQEGVLRHHQPRADGSWRDTVVFSILSAEWPTVQAGLESRVRATLASLTAQGS
- the nagA gene encoding N-acetylglucosamine-6-phosphate deacetylase yields the protein MTKLRVGRAVTPEGTIEEAVIEIADGRVVAITPGGGTGDSWAVPGFVDTHCHGAVGVSFGDPDPAANLRAIEYHRSQGTTTLFASTVTEPIEKLEAQCRVLRGIVESGELDGIHLEGPFLSEARRGAHDPGLLRDPEPELVERLISAGGPALRMITLAVERDGGETATRRFTRAGVKVAFGHSDADEHVTAASIGWGACIATHLFSAMRSIHHREPGPVPVLLTDDRVMCELICDGIHHRPVIARMAIDAAGTDRICLVTDAMGATGQGDGRYLLGELEVEVRDGTARLVTADGTPGSIAGSTLTMARAFSFVVGRVGLSIPEAARIAATTPARWHGLKEVGTLEAGKRADICVVDDAGELQQVWRRGERIR